The following DNA comes from Nothobranchius furzeri strain GRZ-AD chromosome 19, NfurGRZ-RIMD1, whole genome shotgun sequence.
TATCTATAGTTGGCACtaggggtagaccgatatatcAGTCCGCCAATATATTGGGCCGATATATACCATTTTGTATCAGTATCGGCCGATTTACCTCCTTAGAAATGCTCAGAAAATGTTTTCCAGttaacatttctttttatttagcAGTTTGGAATATTTAATCCTAGGTCGGTTTACTGAATGTTTTGACTAACTTTGGTTAGACGTCTAATTTTAACACAGCTGTGCGCAAAATTTAAATTTGAAAGCTGGTTAAATTCAGTTTTCAAAAGCTAATTCAGCTTCtgaaattttgtgcatcaactaATGTTATAAgttacattttagcatgaaaataaggtggaaaacgtctgTTATCTGCCATAAAAACCGGCCCAAAATACTGGTAGCAACAAATCGGCCTTCGGCTGGCCGTGACCTTTACTTATTGGCATCGATATTAGAAAaagaaaaaccaatatcggtcgacctctagTCAGGACGTTTTCTGGCATAATGCACCTATTTAACTGTATGAAAATGTAGTAAGCTAGCTAACATAGCTAGCCAGGCTCTGGTTAGCTATGTTAGCTAGGGGGGAGggatggacagagggcagtttgatggatggacCTTGACCTAATCATTAAGAATGGGACATTCAAAACGATCGTATGAGGTTTTTCCAAAATTGTACATTTGAGAAGCAATTGTACTTATTAATTTTTTGAGAAAACATTTAATTTTATTGGTCGCCATCTGTATATGAAACGCATTTCATGCAATATCATAGAAAAACATAGAAAAACATCTACTATCCCCTTTTttgtttacaaaataaaaaaaaacttacttTGAGGAACGTGGCACGACCATTTCTGCAAGGGTTTCATAGGTTTTCTGCCAATCAGGATAACCTGTTCTGGTAAGAAAAGTCAACATTGATCTTAAATTTTACTGATTCACCAAAAAGTATTAAACTCTCAAACCTAAATCTAAATGTGTAATTCTGAGCACTTTTAAGACCAAAAATGTACTTAATTGAGTTTCCCCACTGTTGATTGAGCCTACCAGATAAAGGCTTTTTTTCCTTACTTTGGAACGACCACAAGCATGGTGATCAGGTACTCCGAGTCCAGAACAAAGTCCTCTTTCCTTACTATATCTGCCAGACTTCTGGTCAACAAACTTCCCCTAAAAGAAAGGCACACATTTATAAACTTTAGATCGTAAACAACTGGAGGCCTGACAAAACATTCTGATGAAGAACATTTTTCAAGAGAACGAGCGGAAATTATGTTTTTACACCTTAAAATCTCTTTCCAGGCTAATAAAAAGAACAAAATGTTGTATTTGCAGCAGTAATGCTATGCTAATTTAAATTAGCACTAAAAAATTAAAgttctgtttagtagaaccaaaagctaaACTTATCACTGTGCGTTGGTCTTTttagcaccttaatctaacagctgaaatgtctcccaggcttcattagtgtctacagaagcgattcatcactaaatgaaacaaatcttctgtgttcatgatccaaaacaagcaggaaacatgctggaagcagactgcagcgccgagTATGTCAGTTTCATTTTTTTCTAAGGCCGACAGGgaccagaccggcactctgaagttgcaagagcagtattctggccatagagggtgataggggtctgagtgacatttcaataaCCCTGTAAAGATCCTTTTATcacatactggctcaggaaaaCGATTTGTAAATATGAAAGAGTAGCATAGTATGCATTTAAAGCACAATAAACATGTTTACGCATTTACTCACGCATTCTTCCTCTCCAGATTCTGCAGGTTTCCTTTCAGATTGTTGTAGGCTGAAGCTCTGGCCTTCAGGTCGTTGTCAATCTGGGTCACTTGCTAGAAACCAAAAGAGAAAGACTGAGTGTTACATGCATCTTCCAAAAACCTGGAAAGTGTTCAAAAATGCCACCAAGTCTCAAATGTATTGATTGGTTCAaactatatagatagatagatagatagatagatagatagatagatagatagatagatagatagatagatagatagatagatagatagatagatagatagatagatagatagatagatagatagatagatagatagatagatagatagatagatagatagatagatagatagatagatagatagatagatagatagatagatagatagatagatagatagatagaattctatatctatatagatatatctatattGATATAgaaatatctatatctatatagaaatatctatatatctatatagacatagatatatctatatagatatatctatatctatatatctatatagatatagatatatctatatagatatagatatatctatatcgatatagatatatctatatagatatagatatatctatatcgATATAgacatatctatatctatatagatatagatatatctatatagatatatctatatctatatagatatagatatagcggGGCACACAACTGAAGATGTGTCACGCCAATTTCACCACAAAATCTATGGCAAAGTGCACTCCACCAAGTTCTCAACTATTGTGCTGAAAGGGATCTGTAACAACTAGTCCTAGGAAAATTATATATCTATATAAGTGTATGTACatctaaatatatacatatatatatatatatatgtgtgtgtgtgtgtgtgtgtgtgtgtgtgtgtgtatatatatatgtttgtgtgtgtgtgtgtgtgtgtgtgtgtgtgtgtgtgtgtgtgtgtgtgtgtgtgtgtgtgtgtgtgtgtgtgtgtgtgtgtgacaacattTGCTGGAGTATAGGAGGGTGAGAATAGTTCTGGCAGAAATAAAAATTCTATGGTTTTATTTGACCTTGGAGACGATCTCCGAGATGTTTTTCAATGACTGTTTAATCGGATATTTAGCCATGTCCCACTGAAATCTGGTGATGTAGGTGATCAGGTCAACTGCAGCAAAAAAGGAAAGAATCCAAACAAACTCTGTGAGAAATAATCATTTTCAGTTCTGTGAGCAATAATGATCATTAATTCAGTTTGTGTTGATGAAGATTACCTCCATTGGCTAGCAGATTCTCCTGTACTTTGTCTCTGCTGTCCTCTAGGACATCTGCCATGTATTGAGCAACCTTCTTCACCACACTGAACATCAAAGGAAGACACGCGAGTACAAAGCACCTCATGGGACTTGCAGAAACTGAGTTAGGTTTCAATAGACTTACCCTTCAACAAACGTGTCCAGCTTAGCCAGCTCATCCGACAGACCCACCAACACGTCCAGTGTTCCAACCTGTTGGAGgcaaaaattttaaataaattcACATTCTTGCATCTCATCTCCACTGCTGCCATATAGAAACACTGTGCATCACCTTGAGGTCAGGGATGTTGAACTTGTTATTGATGGACAGGTTACTGGTGCCTGTTGTGGCCCCCATCAGCTTGTCCCATGTTTGCTGGCACGTCTTCTCTCCCGGGGCGGAGATCAACCAGAATTCTGTCATGGCTGCAGGGAGGAAATACGTTCACCCAGCCACAAATGTCACTGAGGGAAGAGTACAAAATAATATCAGGAGTGGATAACAACAACATGGCATTAGCACTAATCAAGCATCCTGTGATTGTGAATAAATAATAAACCTGATTTCTGAAAGGATGTTTACAGAGGATGGTAACTTTTAGTTACCCAAGAAACTCCATTACATTATTTCATCAGTCATGTGAGATTTGGGATAATGTGTCCAATAATGAATGATTTTAACCAATTCTTCCTTCCTCTTTATATTTCATTCACTTCCTCACAGTGACTGCTGCACACAGACTGCAACAGATGACTGATGGGTCATATGATCTGTTCCTAACAGGCTGACTGCTAAATAACGACCCAACATTGAATTAAACCGTATGAGCGTCACGTGACTCAAAACAGCtgattttctttgtttgttttgtttgcagaTTATCCTAAATGCAAGTGGAAATCAATGCCGAGCAGCCAAATAAGCCCTGGTCGCGAGAAGACCGCTGCTGACAGCTTGTTTATCATGAGAGTCTCGCGCCAGCCGTCACGACACCGACAGCGGGGACATTTGTGGACTTACCGAGATGTTTGACGGTCTCAGCGTCGGGTCCAAACGTGTGCGTCAACCAAACTGGAGCAGCTTCCCATATGCGAGGCAGAAAATAACGGGTTTTAGACGCGGAGGTCCTTCAAACAAGCATCTCACGGTCAGCTGATCAGGGAAGCAGCTCTGCATATGCGCAGAAGCCACCTGCGCGCTGCTGCTGTCACGTGACCACGAAAAATGTCTACGCATGCGTCAAAGTGATACGCTTAGCGTTGAGCAATTTCTTCTTATCAGACCCGGTTTGTTTTTATTCCAAATAAAATTAGTGGGATTTTTCCATTGAATTACTCTTTTTGAAATTTTTAATTTCACCGATTAAATTTTAAAAACTAATATTATtgcaaagtttatttatattaagGGTGAAACTAAGATTTCAGTGAAAGAAAATTGACACATTTGTAATATTTAATTGTATATTTATTAATATTAGAATAATTTCAATTCAGTACAAGTGACACCATTAAAAGATTAGATCAGACTGAGAAAAAGTGGCAAATTTGATTAATTCTTTAAAGGTGCGATTGGCTGAAAACACATATTGAAACtgctatttctgattataatcagacactctgagtttttcatgcaggctgaacatgaaaacagttttctacccctatttcctgcattagcttctgatagaacatagatggtgaaactctaggattagaaaattctcacactgtgatgtcattctgtttatttgcattcatggcctcacccatcttggctcacgctcacccacaggaaggcttttttttaattgcagcgaggagagagcggggagtgtcttggtgataatgaccatgcaacatggctgaacacgtTCTATTAGCCTATCAGTAGTTAGGTGTGTGCGTATCATTACTAATAATGGGTAATCATCCAATTTTCAGCCCACCTTTGCACCAGCAAATGTTTGCatatcagaacaggagcatcatagctttttttcGATGACTTGTGGCATTGATTTACACCACAGaacacagcaaatgtattgaataaatgaggaAACCACACTTTTAAAGGATAAGTAGTGCAACTTCTCACAACTGGAGAAACTACTACAAACATTAGAGAAACATCAAACACTGTAAGAACTGTGTTTATTGACCAAGAATAAAATTGCATTGTTGATGCAACCCCCAAATGTCCTTGTTTGTCTTTCACGAAAGcatttagcaaaaaaataaaaataaaaaaaataaacagtaaGTGCAGCTTTTGAAACATATACAATAGAAATGTTGTCCTTATGTGGTTGGGTCTCACTAAACACAAATTATATGCTGCTTTTAGGTGGCAGTAAATGTCTATAAATCAGTGACAGCTTTTCATGACTAACCCTAAACCACCAACCAACATTCATTTCTTTATTCAGTGCTTTATTAATTTTGAATAGATTACTGCCTTTCCTTTAGCCCACAGAATAACTGGTTATGACGACAGCATGTCTTATAATTACATCTGGCTCTGTACATCTTGAGGACTCAGTGTTTAAAATTTGAAGTTGAAGTTCTGACTAGAAATACTTTAAAATCACAGCTTGTAGTATTTTTACTTGTTCACTATCAAATTCAGTTCATCCGTTCACAAGCTTGTCCTTTTTGGTAAATCTTTCTCACCTACATCAATACTAAATTTTTCTATTCGCTTGAAATTTCACATTTTTACTTCAATAAACTGTGTTAGGCGCTCCATCTTGAAATACCATAgatgtttagggacatacaagataTAATGCTCCATTTTTTACGTTTGCGCTTTGACAAGAAAGTTCTTCATCTCCCTTCAAATGCATGGGGAATGGCGTTGGTTCTCTCCGTGACAACCTGGCTGGTTTGGGAAAAATTTTCTCCTTCCCCTCAGGTGGCTTGCCCTGGTCCAACTGCATGTAATCGCAAGATTAAAAGCTGAAAGACACCGATGACTGTGGCTGTGCATGCACAGATGCGGGGGAGAGGGAGACGAGTGACACGGAAGCAGCGAAAGACACGGTAGGAGTGGCAGCAGCGGAACAAGAAGACACAGCTGCTGCAAATCACTGATCAGGACCATTCGACATATATTCAGAGCACCAGAAACCGTAAATAAAATGTCCAGAcggttaacccttccactgtccgcatgggtgaccccgcgaggaaagttgaccattgagcaggattgatggtttatcacttgaggtcaatgtggcaggggtgaggtggtgctcactcctcacccctgccacgtagacctcaagggataaatcatcaatcctgctcaatggtcaactttccttgcaggatcacccattaggacagtgggagggttaaaagctgATGCGTGATGCTTTCTGTGCATGACCCCGAGGTAGCTGTCAGTACTATATTGTCTTCCTCTCCCCGCAGCCGTTTGCGCACCACCACAATGGTATTATCTTTTTGATGCATGTGGGCTACCATAACTGCAATACCTACTCTGAACTgcgtggcgctaaagagtcgAGTGTTTTTACACTGAGTGTTAAAGAAAGGCTGTTTTTGAATGGGTTATTGGGATCTGATGAATGTGTTACGTATCCTCTAAAATTAATATAAGTGATTATTGTTATGGAAACATAATGAGTCTTCAGTGCATGTCattaaattaatttaaaacaTTTGCATTTATGAAAGCTTGTGATAAAATAAGAATTCAGTGGACAAGGATGTTTGAGGGAATTTTGCTAATAATAAAGTGAAAGAAAAGTAAGGGATTGTATTTATTTTAGCTTTAGGTGCCTATCCTCTACAGCAGTTATACCGTGAATAAGAATCTAACTCTAGCACATTCCCATGTCATTTTTAAGTAGATTTGTATTTTTTGTGAAATTTAAGGGAAATTGATTGTTTACGCTGCTgagtgttttcatctctgcttctGAGAACaaattaagtttttcttttggaGGACAGTGAAGGCATTGAAACAGGACTCAGTGGAACCAAACCTCAGAATCTAATTTTCTCTTTTTGTCACAAACTCTCATGTGAATGTCCACGGGAGGTTTTAGTTGTTAAACCTGCCCGAACCGATGTATGACTCAGTCCCAAGTAATCAAAAATACCAAATACTTCACCACTAAGAAGTATTTCCCCCATTTAAGAGGCTCTTTTTGCAACTCAAGACTCATATGACCGGAACCAAAACATCCAGCCGACATTGTTTTGCAGAGTCAGATGCAAAATATTTATCTTGGAGGACCTCCCTTGATGTCTAGAATCTTGTGCGTCTAGGACAGAGTGTTTTGTACATGCAGCACAAATTAGAAGGCTATAAATGAAGCATAAGGACTTTATTGCTGCCACACACAGTTacacccaacaacaacaacaacaacaaaatacaaAAGTCGTATGAATGAAGTAGCTGTAGGCCAAGTGTGTATTCTGAAAAACATCCGgtggaaatcaaaaagaaattccaATCAAATCGGATCGTACAAATCACTAAATGGTTATAATTATGATCAAGAGAATGGAAAAGGTTAATAACAAAAACATTATGTAAGCTCTCAAACCTTTAATCCCCCACATTCCACAAATTGCAAGCAGACAAACCCTGACAACCAGAATGAACACTGCTGCGGCAAATATGTAGTTGTTCTCTTTGTTCAAACTAATCAAAGAGCACACACCTGCAGTTGGTGGGATTTAACGATCCAAATATCAACTTGATCCTTTGAAATAAGAAAGCTGTTGGCCCTCCAACTTTCTCATGACTTGAGCAATGGCACAGAAGTGCaaaaaagtaattttttttcCCCAATAAGATGGGCTGAATTTTTGTTATCACAGCATGTGAGTTGTTGACAGCTTGCTACTTTAACACAAAGCCACATTTCATCATTCTGCAAACTTGGGAGAATGCCTGAAGGTGTTCGAAAGCAGTCTGAGCAGGTTTAAACTCAACTCATTCTCATGCATTTTTGCGTAATATTTAGGACTTGCCATACATGGTCCATTCAGTCATCATTTACAACACATCCATAAAACAACAGCTCTGTTTCTGCTGTGCTATATGACTGTGTTCTGATGTAAAGTTAATTATAAATAGTTGCACAAATTTTGGCAAGTATTTGAAAAACAGGGTTGCTGATCACCTTTATGATTTTTTACATAGTGTTTAAAGATTATTTgacattttaaaatatatattttttctaatttaGAGAACAGCTTTGAGCTCTGTTGTAAGACATGTCTCTTAGGGATTAAAAAGTGGGGCTGAATCAAACATTGACTAATTGGTTTGAGATTATGTACTTTTATAACTGTTTAAACTGTGATTTTTGCTCTTGGTTCCTCTAAATATTAATCATTTAAGTTGTGTGATGTTTTCTAGTCAGATTAAAACATTACCGCTGAAGTCTCGGCTTGATGTGAGTGGCCATCAATGGAAACTATGATTATGTAACCTGAACAAACATCACAATTATATTACTGGCGGTACGATATCCGGAAATATATATTTGGTATGTTCCCAAATTTACCAAACGCTGATTGGTGAATCTGAACAGTAAGGCCCGCCCACTGTGCCGTTGATTACCTTTTGCACTTCCCGTCCCTTCCAGTAGTTCCACCACCCACCAGCAGATAGACGGGACGCTGCTCGACCGATTCGGGTGTCTCGTTTAAACATATGGCAAAAACAgccctctctctttctttcatCGTTGGGCCCACTACTCTTTAAAAATTCCGCCGAAAAAGAGAAGACGATTTTCCAAAACCTTTCGGCCGTTATCTCACGTAAGTACCGGGGAAAGCTGTTCGTTTATGGGCTCGAGCGGCAGGATGTAACATGGCGGGCTGCTCTTTCCGTCGTCTTGCTCCACATGACAGACCGTTTAATTCAAGTCTGTGTTTTCGACGTGGCGACAGATTGAATTTGAAGCTTTTGATGATTTTCTAACCGACCTCGGTTTAATGTTCATTCGTGAATAGTGTTTTTGTTCGTTTATTGGCGGGTTTCCGTGAAAACACGGTGCTAGCACAGCCGTCTCCGATCGAAGGGCAGTCGGCTCAGCGATAGCGGCTTCTCCTCCACGAGCCTTTCATGGCCGCGTTTATGACCCAGCGGTGCTTGCTAGTGTCCGGACGGCTTCGCTTTCACGAGCTAACTCTAATGAAATTCTGCGGTTTGGTTGTTCTGCTTAAATGACGCATTTATAAGCGATTTGTCAAGTTGTCACTCATTGTTTTTACTCTCAGCGCATGCGCGTGACTTCGATCTTAgtactttgaaaaaaaaaatgccgGCGGCCGTGGTTGTTTTAGTTGAAATTCTGACGTCAGCTTCctctaaaaaaacagaaatgaacTCATTTCCATTCGTCAAGTTGAAGATAACAATGAATCCTAAATGAAAACATGGAATTTTATGGCTTTATAACTGCTGCGagaagaaaaatgtccaaatattagaGAAATTATCATTTTTGACCATATGTGTGCTGCTTTTGTAAATCATCACCAAATAAGGTGCTGGGAAATCTTAAAATAACATCTGGAAAGATAGATCACATAAATAGGTGTTGTGTTTATATCTAATATTTAGTTTTCTTTCTTTTGCCAGGGCTCCCCCGTCTCTGCACAGGTGTATGAGCGCTACCCAGAGGGCCTAGGGGCGGCCCTTTACCGGGAGCACTTTGACTTCAACGCTGAGCCACCTTGGGATCCTAGCTGATAGTGGGACAGGTCCATCTCCTGACTTGTCCATGTAAGTTGGATCAGAAAATGTAATTAGTTGGATTTTTGTTTACAGTAACTTCATATGAACATTTAACTGTTCttttcctccctcttttcttgtgCAGTTTGTTGCATACCAGCAGGACCCCATTGGCTCAGTCGTGACCCCTTGACTTGCTTTTCTGTTCTTTATGATCGCCGGCTTAGTAGAATACGGTTAAGATGAAAGGACTCCCCGACAAACCAAACTACATCATTGAACTCCTGGAGGGGGGTGTTACTCTGGAAGACGTCATTGATGGACACATCTGTGAACAGGCTCAGGTGTGTTCAGGTTTTTAATTTAGTTTTGGTCATCGTTGGGTACCTCTCACTTCCTCCTGTGTGTATAGGTGGAGAAGAGTGCGTTTGTAGTGGGAGACCTTGGTGCCCTGATGCGCCAGCATGTATGTTGGCAGAGCGTGGTGCCACGGCTGCAGCCATACTACCCAGTCAAATGCAACAGCAGCCCTGCAGTCATCGAGGTCCTGGCCTCCTTGGGCCTGGGCTTCATTTGTGCCAACAAGGTAAGCTTTCAGTGTTTTGCAGAAATAAGCAACTTGGATTAATGTATTTATGCTGcatagtagggttgtcacggtgtgaaaatgtaacctcacggttattgtgaccaaaattaccacggtttacggtattatcgcggtatttttttaaacgtgctacattttcacacaattaaataaaccctgtatgtcaggaaatattgtcctcaggttgtctaaatttagcctaaaatgtgttattttgtaattatgttgtttatttgtttacattttttcccttttgtctttaaaataccaatatttgcccataacttcttattttatgtctgtttgatgtcatcatttaaaaatattagaccagatgatactcagtactcaagtagccttctaatcagatacttttttactcttacttgagtaataaaccctatatcaggaaaatattgtcctcggtttgtgtccttccagtgagctttgcagatgtgggaaaatgtcatcaggcagtaatcattgttaaattcataattattctcggagagagaccaactctgatctgcccctgggagccccgtaatgcatagcgtcatttcaacatggcggtgtccgtgacacggtttatatgcaggtagcggcgctgcggctgctttatatagcgactcgttgcattctccctcaacccaaatcctcagatcacgcattttagctaaaacgctaacgttagcttgccttgcgttgactgtagagttgtgggtgatggtcacgcagatgtgtcatgtgatctgaagcattgctgcctttcacagacactttttctgcacgtgctgcaaacaggatagcc
Coding sequences within:
- the LOC107397252 gene encoding V-type proton ATPase subunit C 1-A produces the protein MTEFWLISAPGEKTCQQTWDKLMGATTGTSNLSINNKFNIPDLKVGTLDVLVGLSDELAKLDTFVEGVVKKVAQYMADVLEDSRDKVQENLLANGVDLITYITRFQWDMAKYPIKQSLKNISEIVSKQVTQIDNDLKARASAYNNLKGNLQNLERKNAGSLLTRSLADIVRKEDFVLDSEYLITMLVVVPKTGYPDWQKTYETLAEMVVPRSSKLVFEDNESGLFSVTLFRKAVDDFKHKARENKFTVRDFQYNEEEMKADKEEMARLSTDKKKQFGPLVRWLKVNFSEAFIAWIHIKALRVFVESVLRYGLPVNFQAMLLHPHKKNMKKLREVLYDLYKHLDSGAAIIDASMDIPGLNLSQQDYYPYVYYKIDCSLLDFKV